Below is a genomic region from Brassica oleracea var. oleracea cultivar TO1000 chromosome C9, BOL, whole genome shotgun sequence.
AACCGAACAGAACTGAAGATTTTGACATATTTAGTTGTTGTCCCGAGGCGTTACCGTAGACGTCGATGATTCTCATCAGTTCCGTGCACTCAAAAACCTCCGCCTTACAAAAGAAGAGGCTATCGTCCGCGAACAATAAGTGAGAGACCGGTGGGCATGCTCTAGCAATTTTCATGCCAGTAAGCTTTTTGTCGTGTTCAGCATGCTTCATCTGAGAGATCAATACCTCTGTGCAGAGGATAAATAAAAATGGCGATAAGGGGTCGCCCTGTCGCAGTCCGCGAGATGGTATTATTTTTCCTTTAGCTTCTCCATTTAGGAGGACTTGGTATGATACTGATGTAACACACTGCATGATTAGATGAATCCAGTGGCTCGCGAAACCCATTTTCTCCATAAGGGAATCAAGAAAGCTCCATTCCACTCGGTCATATGCCTTGCTCATATCGGTTTTTATCGCTACATATTTGCTTTGGCAACTCGGATTCGTCCGTAGAGCATGGAACATTTCTTGTGCCACCAGAATGTTGTCTGTGATGAGTCGTCGAGCCACGAAGGCTGATTGTGTTTCAGAGATTAATTTCAGCATTATTCTCTTTAGCCGTGAAGCTAACACCTTCCAGATTATCTTGTAGCTGACGTTACATAAGCTGATTGGTCGAAATTCCGCCATCGATTTCAGTCGCTCCGTCTTGGGGATTATACATATATTTGTCTGATTGAGTCTCTCATCCATCTCTCCCGTAACAAAGAAGTGTTGCACCGTGCTGACTATATCCTTTCCAATCGTCTTCCAGAACCGTTGATAGAAGAGACTGGTCATCCCATCCGGTCCCGGAGCTTTTTCTGGATTGATGGCGAACACAGCTTCTTTAATCTCATTCTCCGAAGGTGTCTTTGTGAGCGATTCATTCATTTCTTGTGTAACAGACGCGGTAATATACCGGAAGGCTTCTTCTCTATCACCTGGTATAGAAGCTGTGAACAGGGTACTGAAATAGTCTGTCGCTAGCTTCTCTAGACCATCCTCAGTTTCCACCCAGTTCCCCATGGAGTCCAAGAGCTTAGTAATGCGATTTCGAGCTCGGCGTTGTTTTGTCTTGGCATGGAAGAACTTCGTGTTCCTATCACCTTCCCTGAGCCACACAGCTCGACTTTTTTGCTTCCAAAATAGTTCTTCTTCGCGGTATGCTTCGCAGAGTTTCCATTTAATTTCCCTGCTGCATCTATTCTTTTCTCTAATGGAAAGCTATTTAAATTATTTGTAAAGTTAATGATTAGTTCTACCCCTTAAACCCTACCTTTTTTTAACGATCCCTTAGAGCAGTATTAATGGGAGTGCTTAGACGGAAAAGTTTAGCAAAAGATCAATATAATAGTGGATGAGACCCACACAAAAATTAAGCACATGTACTTTTTCTGCCTAATTAAGCGCTGGTGTTAGCCATGTTTCGCGGACCCCACTGACACGTGGCGGTCCGTGATTGGTTCGCTTTTAATTTTTTTTTTTAAATCAGAGAAAAAAAAAATTAAGCGGGTTAATGGTGCTCTTGTAAACCCTACCTACTAGCACTTCAATAACATTAGTTAGTTCCCAAATTATAAAATTATGCTTGTTTGTTTGTACTTGAAGAATTAGGAAATCTTGAGAATAATATACTTCCTCCGTTCCTAAAAAAATTATGTTTTAGAATTTTCACACTTTTTAATAAAACATGTTAAAAGTTAGCTATAAAGGCATAATTTTTTTGTAATTTTATATTTTCTATATTTTTAAACCAATAAAATTTTTAAAAATGCAATTAATGTTTTTGAACTTCACAATTTCTCATTATTAGTTGACAAAAATTACATTAAAAATATAAAATATGTATTTTTTTGAAACAAATGTTTTCTCTGGAATATGAATATTTCAGGAATGAAGTATATCAAAACAGGTACCTACCGGGAATGTAAGGATGAAAGGAAAAATGGATTAATGAGGAAATTAATCTAGATTATCCAATGAATCTTGAGTTCCAATAAACAAAACACGACTAATCATTGATATAACATAATAATTAATATTTAACAGATTTTTTAAAAGAAACTGTCTCTTTTCTCGAAGAATAAAGAGAGATCTACGAAAAGGACACCTAGATCTTAGTTCGATCGCATATTAAATTAATCGACAAAAGTACTTTCAAGATAAAAAGCCAAACAATAATATTATTTATTAAATAAAACTATTAAATTGCACTAATTTATTAATTTCTGGGAAACTTGCACTTACTTTATCTGATCAAGCACTAATTTAGGGTTCATGTGATTTACCAAAAATCGACTTATAGTTGAGTTACTAATTCGGGTGATTAGTTGAGATAAACCTTCCTCTTATGGAAATATTTTCTGAGCTACTCAACGTGTTATATTATTAACTCACTGAGACAACTTCGTGGTAATGAGGATCAAATTAAAATCGGAAAACAAAATAATGAGTAGTAAAAACAAAAGCAAAAAAGAGCTAAAAGAGTTTTATCGATATAATAAATTGTATTAAGACGATAATAGCAGTGCTTACTCTCTATGATCTAAGCTAAACAAAGCTTAAGCTTCATTATTGCTCTTTCCCGAAGAAGAAGACGAGCCATTAGCGTTTCCGCCGTCAGCTCCATCGCCGTGTAGGTTGTGCTCTAAACCGTTTCCACCGTGAACGCCATCATCCTTGGCGTTGTTAACTGCTACGTCGTTGTCAACGCAATGTACGGTGGTTCCGCCAGCGACTGGCTGGTCGCGGCGGTTGTTGAAGGTGTTTTTGTTATTGTGCATCCACACCTTGAGTACTCCTTTATCGACTCCAACCTCACGGCAGAAGTCGCGCACGTCGTCCTCGTCGCGCTTCTGAAACTTCCACCCGATACGGTCGGCGAACTCGTGCATCTTCTCTTTCTGAGCTTGGCTGAACTTCGTCCTGAACCGCTTGCGAGAGCCTGGAGTAAGGTGGTGAGTGGAGAGGTTGTTGGCGGCGAAGTTGAGATCTGAGAACGGTAAGCTGTTTCCGCCGGGTTTATTGGTGCCGGAGAGAGCGAGTAGCATGTAAGAGGAGGATATAGGCGGCGGAGAAGAGGAAGTAGGGCTGCGAGGGAGATGAGGAGCCGGTGGAGGTGGGTGGTGACGGTGGTGAGGCTGGTACTCGAGTGTGGAAGATGGAGGAAGAGACGGTGGAGGCACGGCTGAGGTGAGAGAGGAATCTTCAGGGTCACGGCGGTGGAAGTTACGGTGGCAACCGCAGGCGGCGCACTTGAGGGAAGTTGGATCGGAAGGTGTGGAAGAAGGAGACGGCATGAACTCCCCGCAACCGTCGAGTGCGTGACCACCAATCGCTGCCGCGTGGTTCTTGAGGCATTCTTTGTAGGTGACGGCGATCGGGTGGTGGTGGTGGTGGCGTTTGGTAATTACGTTGCTGAAGGAGATTGGTTTGGCTGGTTGGATACGGGTTGGAGTTTCGGGTTCGGGTTCAGGAGATTTAAGAGTCATATCCATTGCTCAAAACTCAAAAGCATCTATGGCTTTTTAATATTTTCAAGATAATCTTGTTAGAAAAGGGTTTAGGTTATGCTCTAACAGAAAATGATATTCAGAAAGGGAGAAGATAGATAAAAGAAACTCTAGATAAAGAGAGCTAATCAGCTTTTGGAGATCATTTAATATGTTTAAAATAAAACTTTTGAAGGATGGGGAAGATGTCTTATAAGATATCTGTGAATCTGGCGATGAATGCTTGCTAAGACAGAATAAAATAATTAATAGGAGAAATGAAAACTAATAAATAATTAAATAGGAATAATAGTATTACATATATTTAAAAATAATATTCAAAAGACAGGGTTTCAGGATTGATGATTTAACTATGGTTAATGGCAAACTTGGACCCATAGCAGGGGTGGGGAATATATAGACTAGTAAATGTCTTCAACCTAGACTGTTATAAACTTTCTCATGCATTTTGACACTTCTTGTTTTGACTTTTTAAAACAACTTTATCAATTATCCCCTCTTCTATTTCAAATAATTAATTTTTAAGATATTTACACACAGATCAAAAAATTACTAATTTTTAGTTAGTCTATTTCATTTGCCTAAAAACAACAATAACTACAGCTAATCCAACTAATAAAAATTATACTGCAGAATATAAATGGTTTTAAACGTCAAATTACATTTTTTCTTACATAAAAACTCGAAAACATTATTTAAAATAAAACAAAAACAAATTCTGAAAATACTATTTAAAGTGAAAAAGGAGGAAACTTTGATTATATAAACTCTCTCCTTCAGCTATGTTCCCTCTCTACGATCTGACACAGAGGAAGGAGGAGATGAAACCTCGGCCGGAGTTTCTTATGGTTCCGGTTCCAGTTCGAGTCTATCAGGTTCAATTATGGGAGGCGGTGATTCCTATACACCGACGTCGCCGGCTTAGTTTCCGAGAACCGGTGGCTCCGATAGCATCGGTTTCGTCGGCTTACGATTCCGGGAATCAGTGGCTCTAAAAGCACCGTTGTTTCTCCGGCTTCTCGGTCTGCGATCTTCGCTTTTGTTCTTCTTCGCTCAATCGACTCTTGATTTGAGACTCCATGTTGGTTGTTCTTGGATTGATTGTAGATGATTGATTTGTTTCTTCAAAGCGTGGATCGACGGTGGGTTTGGTGGGCTTGAGGACGGTGTTGGGTCGCGCCTTTCTCCGACTATGGTGGAAGATCTTCTTCACCATCCGATGCGCGGTGTCCGATCTCGGCATCTTGTTTTCCGGTATGCTTCCGGTGGATGTCGTTTAGTGTGTCGGTAGCGTCTTGCATGTCGGTGAAGAGCGGCGGCGATCTGATCTTATGACACGTGCCCTCGAGTGGAGGTTTCGATAACAGGTGGCGGCTTTGTGACACGTATTCCTCGCTGGTGAGGATCTTAACATGTGTCTCGACCACGAAATACGCGTGGTGCGATATGGCGCTTACGGGTTTGGGGTTTGGGTTGCGGCCCACTATAGTCTTTTCGTTTGCTCTTTGTGTTGAGCTCTCTGTCCTCTTTGTAACGTGTTTTTCGGCTTTGTCCTTTGGGTTCTGTCCATTTAATAAACTCTCGATGAAAGAAAAAAAAAGTGGAAAAGGGGGAACGACAAAAAAAAAGTGGAAAAGGAGGAAGTATTAAATTAAACCAGAATTTCACCATACAAATACAAGGAACCAATAAAATAATTGCAAAATAATTCACTTTTATAGTTTTATACGTTTATACAATTGAAATTTACCATTGCTCCACATACCAATTGTGTTTCTATCTACGGACCATTATCATTTTTTTCATTTCAAAAAGGCTTTGGTTGTTAACCCATTTTCGAATATCAAATTCGTCTATATTCGGATTTGGCCTACGGAATAAGCGATTAACATAGCTGATTAGGGCATTTATTGTTACAACACGCATTACATTTACAGCGACACATATTCACGTCTTATTACAGGTAATTGATTTCCACTAGGTTTATTGTTATTCGACTAATTAATATCGTTCAAGAGACCAGCCATATTTACACTTAACTCCTGAAACCGTGTTGCAGGCTTTAACTTTCTGTGCGCTTCATGTCACTAATCCACCAGACACGACCAAAGGTTTTTTTTCTTTGGCGTGATATGTGAGTGATTTGTATGACAATAAAATATGGTTTTCCTTCTTTTTTCAAAAAATACTTTTTACTAATAAACTACGTAATCATAGTTCAACACGCAAATAATTAAGACTGACACGTACTTGAAAACTCCACACACGTCAATCCATGGCATCAACGTAACAATAAGTGGTGGTCTTAGTCAAAACCCCCGAATTCTCCTAATTATCAAAAAATTTAGCAGATAGTATAAAGTTAAAAATAGTATTTTTTCAATAATCTTTTGAAGAAATCCAACAAAATATATTATCTTTCTTTCCGGGAAAATATAAATCAAACCTGGCTAATACGTAATCAATTAATGCTATTACAGCTCACAAGTTGACCAACTTATGCATTTTAATTATCAGAAAATGTTTAGTTTAAATTTAAATGTTGGATAGAAGATGATAAAGACGGAACATAGAAACGAGTATCCTCTTTTATTTTCTTGGGCAAAGAATCATGAATTGCATGGTTGGTCCATAACAACGAAAGTTCTTTTTTTTCTTTGCTTAACTATGTGGTCATAAAAAAGCAAGAACTTACAAATCAATGGAATCTATAATATTATTTATTAAAACTAATGATTCATCATAAAATTGTGGTGAACGTAAAAAATCAGTAAAAAAACTTCTTAAACAATAATATAGATACCATAATTTAGAAATGTTTCAAAAAAATTAAAGCTACACATAATTCTCATCAGATAAGAATAAATCGAGCTTAGATAATTCACATAAAACAAAAACACTGAGTCATATTTTAGTATTTTCAGTTATATATGTATAAATTTATATAATCATTATTGGAATTATATATCTATATAAGAGCTTTAAAATATCATCTCATTCTAATTTATTAATTTTTATACAGATCAATTCGAAACTTCTAATTAAATTTAACATTTTAACATGTTATTAATTAATCAAGTAAGTATTAATTTTTTAAAAGTTTAACTATAAATAGTTTCTAAGTTTTGGTTAGATATAACTACGAAATAGTGAATTGATGCCTTTATTTAATCAAGGACGATTAGATCTTTGTCAGCAATGTTTTTTCTATGTTTTGAATTAGTATCACTGATCTGAACTATGACATCCATATTCAAGCATTGAAAGTTTTTCATCACATTCCAGACAAAATGTTGAGAGCTGGAAAGATGGCGACAGCTCCAGTTACATTTTTTCTTAATTTTCTATCTTTAACTTTAAAAACGATTCTTTGTTCGTAGTGTTAAGATTCATTTATAATATCTATGTTTTGACATGGTAACCAAACAATTATTTGATTATTCAGGTTGGAGGGGCCAGGGGGAGGGTAAATGATGAAAAAAGATAATGAGAGTAGTACAAATTTTAATGGGGATCATGTGGCACCTTTTAAAGAACAAATATCAATGACTCTATCACCCAAGAGTTGGACTACAAAATCTTTTGTGGGTCAAATAATTCATCACGAATCATATTAATCGGAGGCATAACTTTAAATACCATTCTTTTGTTGATAGATATTTGAGAAATCGGCCAAAAAAACACTGAAATTTTCAGGAATTGCCAAAAGAAACCTGGACATATGGGCTAGCCAATAAAATCCTGAACTTTTGTTGACTTTTCGGGTTTATTAAGAAACTTACGATTGACTGACCAGATAAACATACCGTTAACCGAGTTAACTGTTAATTAAGCGGACGTTAATTTTGGGTGTTAAAGTATACGACGTCGTTTCATCACTTTGTCTGATTAAAGACAAACGACGTCGTTTATATAGCTGTGTTATTAAAAATGAGAAATCGGCCAAAAAAACACTGAACTTTGCGGGAATTGCCAATAGAAACCTGTACTCGAACCAGACCAATAAAACCCTGATCTTTTGTTGACTTTTTTAGTTAATTCACAAACTTACGGTTGACTAACCAAATTAACACACCGTTAACGGACAGTTAAGACAGTGTTAACTCACCGTTAATTACTGCGGTTTAGAGAAACTACGTCGTTTCATTCAGTTGTTTTGTTAAACACAAAATCTCAAGACGACGTCGTTTTGCTTAATTAAAATTGTTGTTGCCTGGACTCGAACCCGTGCACTCGTGGTCGTAAGGGGGTATTGTCACTGAGCTAGTGGACTTTTCGGAAGGTTATCACACATGTTTATTTTTATTGATCAAAAGATGTGTTTGATTGCAATCAAACAAAATGAAACCCGTGTTTGAACGTAACCCTAAGGATTACCCATGAGGAGCATTTTGATAAAATCTGGGATTACCAAGCAGAGATATTGAGGAGCAATCCTGGATCAACCATGGAAATTGAAACCATACCAGGAGCCACGGTTGGAACCAAGCAGCGGTTCTACAGACTCTACATGTGTTTCCAAGCACAAAAGGAAGCATGGAAGAAGACTTGTAGGCCTGTTATTGGCTTAGATGGAGCCTTTTTGAAATGGGACATCAAGGGACAGTTGTTGGCTGCGGTTGGAAGAGATGGAGACAATAGGATTGTCCCTATTGCTTGGGCTGTAGTGGAGATAGAGAATGATACAAACTGGGATTGGTTTGTGAAGCGTTTGGCCTTGGATTTGGGATTGGAAAATGGGAACGGCTTTGTTATAATGTCTGACAAACAAAAGGTAAACACTTTGCTTTCATGATACTCAATGAATGTTTGATTCTTGTTTCTGATTTNNNNNNNNNNNNNNNNNNNNNNNNNNNNNNNNNNNNNNNNNNNNNNNNNNNNNNNNNNNNNNNNNNNNNNNNNNNNNNNNNNNNNNNNNNNNNNNNNNNNNNNNNTGTGTTCGTATATCCATTGCAAAGTCCACTAGCTCAGTGGCAAAAACCCCTACCATTAAACCCGAGTACACGAGTTCGAGCCGTAGGAAACACATATTTTTAATAACACAGCTATATAAACGACGTCGTTTGTCTTTAATCAGACAAAGTGATGAAACGACGTCGTATACTTTAACACCCAAAATTAACGTCCGCTTAATTAACAGTTAACTCGGTTAACGGTGTGTTTATCTGGTCAGTCAATCGTAAGTTTCTTAATAAACCCGAAAAGTCAACAAAAGTTCGGGATTTTATTGGCTAGCCCATATGTCCAGGTTTCTTTTGGCAATTCCCGAAAAGTTCAGTGTTTTTTTGGCCGATTTCTCGTTTAACAAAACAACTGAATGAAACGACGTAGTTTCACTAAACGGCAGTAATTAACGGTGAGTTAACACTGTCTTAACTGTCCGTTAACGGTGTGTTAATTTGGTTAGTCAACCGTAAGTTTGTGAATTGACTAAAAAAGTCAACAAAAGATCAGAGTTTTATTGGTCTGGTTCGGGTACATGTTTCTTTTGGCAATTCCCGTAAAGTTCAGTGTTTTTTTGGCCGATTTCTCATAGATATTTTCACGAATGCACAGAAAATATAGAGTAAAGATATGATCTCTGCAATACTTATGCATTTTTGGAACGAAAATACTCCCCCAATCCTCAGTTTTTTTCCTTTGAAAATGGCTCTACAGTGAATCTCTTGTCACATCACACAGAATTTCAGGATATAAAAACTCATCAAGTATCAATCGTAATGTTTAAAACGTGTTCATTCGTTGGAACGAGCTTTATCTGAAAATATAACATGGCTTTTCAAATCGGTAAAGAAAAGAAACGGAATAATGTAAGAGCCAGTAATCTTGCGTCATGATATAGGTAGGAGTTGATTAACAATTTTATGTTCAAATTGGATATATGGTAAAATTAAGGGGGTTGGATCAGACTCCTACTTATATATGCTCATGATGGAATGCCGCTCCTTCTCATAACGTCTTAATTTTACCATATATCCAATTTGAACATAAAATTGTTAACGAATGTTGTAGGAGTCTGCCATAAACGAAGACGTTATGAGACGGAGCGTCAGAGCCACTCATCTTCACTCCCTACGCATTATATATTTTTTTGTAATAAATACTTAAAAGACATGCAGTGAGACATTATTAATATATTTTAAAATTGAATTATAGTAATATTTATAATTTGATGTAACTTTCGGTAAAAACTATGCGATAGAAACTGTAAAATTACGTAGTATATTCGCTGGTAACTATTTTGATGTTTAAATTATAGTATTTTTTAAAAAAAAAACATGCATATCAATCATAATAAAATTTAATATAAATTTAATAATTAGGTTAAAATAATATATTAAAATTAAAATAAATTAATTTAAAATTAAATTAAATAAATAAATATACTTATGTATATAGTCTAAAAAGGATACCTATATATTTACATACAACTTTATGTATGTAAAATTTTAGCTACCAAATAGAATTAGCATTAAAATTACTGGAATAATATTTTAAAATAATTCAAATAGGAAACGATAGTTCATAAACGTTTTGACTAACTACTAAACAGCTATATTTTTTGAAAATGTTTCATTAACTAAGAAACCTAAACGTGGGACATGGATACATTAAAAGTTAAAATTGTTAAAAAGAAAAAGGTAACAGTAGGAACTAGTGGAACACCAAAAAAATATTAACTCAATTTCTAATACATGAAAAAAATTGTTTCATGTTGGGTTAACAATTGAGTTATCAATTTTACTAAAGAAATAACTCAAGAATAACACATTATATATATAATGATCAAGTACTACAAAAATTTTAAGAAAAAAACTATCAAACCAACCTACTGCTAAACATAGTATATCTAAAACAACGTATGTCTTTTGTTTTTTGATCAAACAATGTATGTCACACTACACTACATATATGTAGCAGTTTTTTGGTCATGCGATAATTCGGAACCTCATATTACACAGGTCAGGAAACTACTGATGAAAATGTTGATGTATTTCTCAATATCTATTGAATTCTCTACAAATAGTGTGAATCACTTCGAGATACACTGACGTGTGGAAACTGATGGGAGACCTTGACCATGAATTAAGTTAGTAGTTGTATATTTCCTTTTTCTTTAGTAACAAAACGAAGAAAAATTTAACTGTTTTATAATAAAAAGTCTAGCCGACCAGACTTTCCTTCAAATAAGACCAAAAACTCTTAGGCTTTGAACGGTGACAAAAGAACAAAAAGGAACACTGAATTCCTTATCATTTCCAAAAAAAATCACCATTCATAAAGAATAGTTTTTCCTTCTTGTTCCTTCCCATTCCTTTTTTTTGTAGAGAAATATAGAACAAAAGCATTCCTCGTTAAATTTGATAAGGAACGAACATTCATTTTCATTCCTGCAATTTTATTCCTATACGTTCCTTTCCTATTCATTCCTCGTGTTTTCGAAAAGTTCACCGGTCGGAGCCTTAACAATTTCAACAATGTTACAATAGTTGGAAAGAAACTTCCTATTTTCCATTTTATATCTTTTCAAACACGGTCTTTGTTTTTGTATCTACCTGCACTACCACCTTCCTCTCTTTTGCCTTTTTAGAAAACACTAAAAAAAAACACTATAATCTCTATATATATATATTTCCTCTATGCAGACAAATTCTATATCTTCAACGTCTCCTCTGACACGTTTAGTTCATTGATACACATTCATGGAGAAGAGTTTCTTGTCTGAGTGCAAACAATCGTCTTCTATCACTTTCTTTGCTCTCTTCAACTTGTTCCTCATCGGGTTTTGCAGATGGGTTTCTTCTGCTCGCATCTTTTTATCCACATTCTTTCCTCTTCTTCAACACCACCAACGTGTTGAAGAGAGTTTGATCAAACACATAGAAGAACGAGAAGAAGAAGAAGAAGATGAACTCTGTAGAGAAGACGCAGAGATTGTTATGAGAAGCTTAGGGCTTTCACCCGACTCAGAAAGCGATGGGCTTCAAGAACGGTACAGTTCCAAGGAAATTTCGAGTTTGTTCGAAGAGAAAGAGGCGAGCTTAGAGGAAGTGAAGCTAGCTTTTGATGTGTTCGATGAGAACAGAGATGGTTTTATCGACACTACAGAGTTGCAGAGAGTTTTGACAACACTAGGGTTCAAAGAAGGATCATGTCTAGAGAATTGCATGGTTATGATCAGATCATTAGATGGAAACAAAGACGGAAGAATCGATTTCAATGAATTTCTGAAGTTCATGGAGAATAGCTTCTGCTGAATCATATGATATTATTTTTTTCTTTTACCATATCTATTCTTTTGTACTTCTAAGCACACTCTTAGCTTATTGATTCTTATCCTTTTATGATGAGATTGTGTATGTTAAAAGACTTAGACATGATTCTTGATATTAATTAGTCTTTCATGATATTTTGAAAACTTTTGAGTAATTGTACAACAGTGATAATAATCAGGTTTTCAATATTTTGTCAAGAAATTTAATAAATAGCACATGGAGAAATAGAAAAGAAGACACTTGATGATTTCTTAGCTTGTCATGTTAATAGCTTACATAAAGACATGGAATCTGATAACAATGATAGGAGTAACCAAGTTCTTGATTAGCTCCCACTCTTTTTTTTTGTTTCCTTTAGATGTTGAGGCTTTGGTGGCCCACCCCAAGAAAATCTATAAATGCTGGAGGTTTGGTGGCCACCATTGTATATTCTGCAGATGATGATGGCAGAGATAATGACGACAATGATGATGATGGTTCTTGGATGGAGACATGCAGTGTCAGTGCCAAGGAATCTGCAGAGAAGGTTGAGTAGTGGCCATGCATTGGCATACGTGGAGAACAATACTCTTCTTGGGGATACTGAGCTTTCATGTTAGTTGTTCCCTCTTTTAGAATTTTCCAGCTGTTCTTTTCCATATTCACCTCCTCATCATCTACAGAACCTGCAAAGCACAAAGAAACATGAAGCTTAAAAACTCATCGGCACCAAGTGAATCTCAC
It encodes:
- the LOC106316925 gene encoding probable calcium-binding protein CML45 gives rise to the protein MEKSFLSECKQSSSITFFALFNLFLIGFCRWVSSARIFLSTFFPLLQHHQRVEESLIKHIEEREEEEEDELCREDAEIVMRSLGLSPDSESDGLQERYSSKEISSLFEEKEASLEEVKLAFDVFDENRDGFIDTTELQRVLTTLGFKEGSCLENCMVMIRSLDGNKDGRIDFNEFLKFMENSFC
- the LOC106313839 gene encoding zinc-finger homeodomain protein 9-like yields the protein MDMTLKSPEPEPETPTRIQPAKPISFSNVITKRHHHHHPIAVTYKECLKNHAAAIGGHALDGCGEFMPSPSSTPSDPTSLKCAACGCHRNFHRRDPEDSSLTSAVPPPSLPPSSTLEYQPHHRHHPPPPAPHLPRSPTSSSPPPISSSYMLLALSGTNKPGGNSLPFSDLNFAANNLSTHHLTPGSRKRFRTKFSQAQKEKMHEFADRIGWKFQKRDEDDVRDFCREVGVDKGVLKVWMHNNKNTFNNRRDQPVAGGTTVHCVDNDVAVNNAKDDGVHGGNGLEHNLHGDGADGGNANGSSSSSGKSNNEA